The following are from one region of the Paenibacillus sp. JZ16 genome:
- a CDS encoding cache domain-containing sensor histidine kinase, with amino-acid sequence MKSLEYLRRQSFRNKLKIAFLAVIVLSVLMTGGLSYYISAATLEKNALKLTQDTVVRSAQIVDEKLNKLMLIMMTFMISQPFYDMLRDAASGDASRYYTHLNDLDNVFSQARIAEPLIQSIYVFTPIGEFYPSSMNRNRLTAFEDTVLYERIEQEKKNLWVEGHEDMLFSGKERVISLILEPIFDTPVSGVYIVVNIREDGFRKLVQGNTAEGASSFLLNDDGETVYPVKEQLIRQAVETGDLNGMMNRSEGSQAFDLDGQTYLLNYARLGIADWTMTTIRSRADVLQDMVFVKWLIAGVTLAAFTVTTLISGAFSRYLLKPLQGLLKVMKRVENNDLTARFESGSGDELAQVGFRFNRMLEQIVVLIDEVTEAQTHKRTAEIKALSAQMDPHFLYNTLNTIYWKLKLKQIEPSQQMVMSLSRLFQLGLNNGQEITIMSKELEHVRQYLELQLSCYEDLFTYEIHVREPEVSSLSIPRIILQPLVENSILHGFRDLKNGGLIEIEISGDEKCWTITVRDNGRGMDETQVRALFLLESKKGYAVSNLIRRLRLYYGDGAEFHVDSAPERGTEIRISLPKKGEHLDEQS; translated from the coding sequence GTGAAAAGCTTGGAGTATCTCCGCAGGCAATCGTTCCGCAACAAACTCAAGATCGCTTTTCTGGCTGTCATCGTGCTTTCTGTCCTGATGACCGGAGGATTGTCTTATTATATCTCGGCTGCCACACTGGAAAAGAATGCGCTGAAGCTCACGCAGGACACGGTGGTCAGGTCCGCACAGATCGTGGATGAGAAGCTGAATAAACTGATGCTGATTATGATGACGTTTATGATCAGCCAGCCTTTCTACGACATGCTGAGAGATGCCGCCTCCGGGGATGCCAGCAGATATTATACGCATCTGAATGATCTTGATAACGTTTTCTCGCAGGCGCGGATCGCCGAGCCGCTTATCCAATCGATCTACGTATTTACGCCGATTGGCGAATTTTATCCTTCTTCTATGAACCGCAATCGGCTCACCGCATTCGAGGATACCGTTCTATATGAGCGCATCGAACAGGAGAAAAAGAACCTGTGGGTGGAAGGTCACGAGGATATGCTCTTCTCCGGGAAGGAACGCGTCATTTCGCTCATTCTGGAGCCGATCTTTGACACACCGGTCAGCGGTGTTTATATTGTCGTGAATATCCGGGAGGACGGCTTCCGCAAGCTCGTGCAGGGAAACACCGCGGAAGGAGCGTCCAGCTTCTTGCTTAACGATGATGGAGAGACGGTTTACCCCGTGAAGGAACAGCTGATCAGGCAGGCGGTGGAGACGGGAGATTTGAATGGCATGATGAACCGCTCGGAGGGAAGTCAGGCTTTTGATCTGGACGGCCAAACCTATCTGCTTAATTATGCCCGTCTCGGCATAGCGGATTGGACGATGACCACCATCCGTTCCCGGGCTGACGTGCTCCAGGACATGGTATTCGTCAAATGGCTGATCGCCGGGGTTACGCTGGCTGCTTTTACCGTGACCACGTTGATTTCGGGCGCATTTTCACGCTATTTGCTAAAGCCGCTGCAAGGGCTTCTGAAGGTGATGAAGCGGGTCGAGAACAACGATCTGACCGCCCGTTTTGAGAGTGGCAGCGGAGATGAACTGGCTCAAGTGGGATTTCGGTTTAACCGGATGCTGGAACAGATTGTGGTGTTGATTGATGAGGTAACGGAAGCGCAGACGCATAAGCGAACGGCAGAGATCAAGGCGCTGTCAGCGCAGATGGACCCGCATTTTCTGTACAACACGCTCAACACCATCTACTGGAAATTGAAATTGAAGCAGATCGAACCGTCGCAGCAAATGGTCATGTCGCTCTCCCGCCTGTTCCAACTCGGGCTGAACAATGGACAGGAAATCACGATAATGTCGAAAGAGCTGGAACATGTGCGCCAGTATTTGGAACTGCAGTTAAGCTGCTATGAAGACTTATTCACTTATGAGATCCATGTACGCGAACCGGAGGTGTCATCGCTTTCGATTCCGCGAATCATTTTGCAGCCGCTGGTGGAGAACAGCATTTTGCACGGTTTTCGCGACCTGAAGAACGGCGGCCTAATCGAAATTGAAATTAGCGGGGATGAGAAATGCTGGACGATTACCGTACGTGATAACGGCAGGGGCATGGATGAGACCCAAGTGCGCGCACTCTTTTTGCTGGAGTCGAAGAAGGGATATGCGGTGTCCAATTTGATTCGGCGGCTCAGGCTCTATTATGGGGACGGTGCGGAGTTTCACGTAGACAGTGCCCCGGAACGCGGAACCGAAATACGGATTTCATTGCCCAAGAAAGGGGAGCATTTGGATGAGCAATCCTGA
- a CDS encoding family 16 glycoside hydrolase: protein MLTITRKAVSLLVVLAVMITGFSPRTAGAAEIDSYSISSMDMMDAADPATIQNYPMPSIYTASSVFSLKANNEAIPVISYLADYDYAQFSFSGTVRIEVTNNVPITSFSISPQAKNIEGTVNGNKLTFLLSSSTYVIVKINDQRKKMVIAADPLETDIPPSTGAGIYNVTQSPYHADNTGTSLASGPIQQAIDDAHEAGGGVVFIPAGVYKSGNLTLKSNVTFYLAGGAVIVGTGKGEDYVIDFRKDSRNADGTYFIRTAVDSTNITIRGRGTIDGKGIAMRERKMPAPNKNEGFLNNLLVPIATSNFTFDGLILRDGGFWSFMVVRSDNVTINNLKGFQDLYKIENDVIDINESQNVLVQHSIAISDDDTYSTKTWLQTGMSKDWPGELEHLENVVFDDAFAWTRCAAFKIGMGVAQPQIGVTIRNSYVYQSARALLIDHGYQLNTLPEEGYAQNITFENIDIERVGINQFGNYWLGVSTSTSGDVSNVVVKNINVRETGTQKSRISGNATKGGRVNGVTFTDVYVGGKLATTLDDLNVTVNNNVNGIVFSNSKPPLFSDNFEDGNTAGWTSMSGGWTVPTVGTNHVLSSGNQTTTSLITANSGGSWTDYVYEARLRMPITNANAGLAFRVQNANNYYMYRIHSSNQQLELYKSVNGQLTLVNSTPFTAIEKQWYKVKAVIQGNTISCYVDGELKMEWTNPVTELTAGGIGFRTTSAGVHFDDAVVSLLNKAPEEIALSHNSVVENTTAGGVVGTFSTSDPDAEETFAYMLIAGAGDMDNNSFSISDNKLYLAVTPDYEAKDNYSIRVRSTDSGGLYVEKTFTIQVTDVNESPVNPDPTVIRFSDDFEDGNAGGWTSASGSWDVTTDGTKTLIQNQAATAVIAAGDSWTDYTYEAKAKMPITNANAGILFRVQDAGNFYMLRIHSAVQKLELYKSVDNVMTLVSSTPFTTQANQWYTMKASIERNTIKGYVDGELKVEWTNPETELTAGKIGFRTTSAGVAFDDAVVLAPGPI from the coding sequence ATGCTTACCATTACAAGAAAAGCAGTTAGTCTGTTGGTGGTGCTTGCCGTAATGATCACAGGATTCTCACCCCGAACTGCGGGTGCCGCAGAAATCGATAGCTATTCCATTTCTTCAATGGATATGATGGATGCCGCTGATCCGGCCACGATACAAAATTACCCGATGCCATCCATCTATACAGCATCCAGCGTGTTTTCATTGAAAGCGAATAACGAAGCGATTCCTGTAATCAGTTATCTGGCTGATTATGATTATGCTCAATTTTCTTTTTCCGGGACGGTCCGTATCGAAGTTACCAACAATGTGCCGATTACATCATTCTCCATCAGTCCTCAGGCCAAAAACATCGAAGGCACGGTCAACGGGAACAAGCTAACCTTCTTGCTTTCATCCTCAACCTATGTGATCGTGAAAATCAATGACCAGAGGAAAAAGATGGTCATCGCGGCAGATCCCTTGGAGACGGATATTCCCCCGTCCACAGGTGCCGGGATTTATAATGTGACGCAGTCGCCATACCATGCGGATAACACGGGCACATCGCTGGCATCGGGTCCGATTCAGCAGGCGATCGATGACGCCCATGAAGCCGGCGGCGGCGTTGTATTCATTCCGGCAGGTGTTTATAAGAGCGGGAACTTGACATTAAAAAGCAACGTAACCTTTTACCTGGCCGGCGGCGCCGTCATTGTCGGCACGGGCAAGGGGGAAGACTACGTGATTGATTTTCGCAAGGATTCACGAAACGCGGATGGAACGTATTTTATTCGTACTGCCGTAGATTCCACCAATATTACAATACGGGGACGGGGAACCATTGATGGAAAAGGCATTGCGATGCGAGAGCGAAAGATGCCGGCGCCGAATAAGAATGAAGGGTTCCTCAATAACCTGCTCGTTCCGATCGCAACATCCAATTTTACTTTTGACGGTTTAATATTGCGGGATGGCGGTTTCTGGTCGTTTATGGTGGTTCGTTCCGACAATGTGACCATAAACAACCTTAAGGGATTCCAGGATTTATACAAAATCGAGAATGACGTTATCGATATTAATGAAAGTCAGAACGTGCTTGTTCAGCATTCGATTGCCATCTCGGATGATGACACGTATTCCACTAAAACCTGGCTGCAAACGGGGATGTCCAAAGACTGGCCGGGCGAGCTTGAACATTTGGAGAACGTGGTCTTTGATGACGCTTTTGCATGGACAAGATGCGCGGCTTTCAAGATTGGCATGGGTGTAGCCCAGCCGCAAATCGGCGTAACCATCCGAAATTCGTATGTGTATCAAAGCGCCAGAGCACTGCTTATTGATCATGGATACCAACTGAATACGCTCCCGGAGGAAGGTTACGCCCAAAATATTACGTTTGAGAATATCGATATCGAACGCGTCGGTATCAATCAATTCGGGAACTATTGGCTTGGAGTGTCCACCAGCACTTCCGGCGATGTAAGCAATGTTGTAGTCAAGAACATCAATGTTCGCGAGACCGGCACCCAGAAATCCAGAATTTCCGGGAATGCCACGAAAGGCGGAAGGGTTAACGGCGTCACGTTCACGGATGTTTATGTCGGAGGCAAGCTTGCAACAACCCTGGACGACTTGAATGTTACCGTCAATAACAATGTAAATGGTATCGTTTTTTCCAATTCAAAACCTCCGCTATTCAGCGACAATTTCGAAGACGGTAACACGGCGGGCTGGACGTCGATGTCCGGTGGCTGGACCGTCCCGACAGTCGGCACGAATCACGTGCTGTCCAGCGGGAACCAGACAACCACCTCCCTGATTACCGCTAACAGCGGGGGTTCATGGACGGATTACGTTTATGAAGCCAGATTGAGAATGCCCATCACCAATGCCAACGCGGGCTTGGCCTTCAGGGTGCAGAATGCAAACAATTATTATATGTATCGCATTCATTCATCGAATCAACAGCTGGAGTTGTACAAATCCGTGAATGGACAATTGACACTTGTAAACAGTACACCCTTCACGGCCATTGAGAAACAGTGGTATAAGGTTAAGGCGGTTATACAAGGGAACACGATTTCCTGTTACGTGGATGGAGAATTAAAGATGGAATGGACCAATCCTGTAACCGAATTGACGGCTGGGGGGATCGGATTCCGGACCACTTCAGCGGGCGTCCACTTTGACGATGCCGTGGTTAGTCTCCTCAATAAAGCGCCTGAGGAGATTGCCCTTTCACACAACAGTGTTGTTGAAAACACGACGGCGGGAGGTGTGGTCGGAACCTTTTCCACCAGCGACCCTGATGCGGAGGAAACATTTGCTTACATGCTGATAGCAGGGGCAGGGGATATGGACAACAACAGCTTCAGCATTTCGGACAATAAGTTGTATCTAGCCGTAACGCCTGATTACGAAGCTAAGGATAACTACAGCATCCGGGTAAGGAGTACAGACTCAGGCGGGCTGTATGTTGAGAAGACCTTTACGATCCAAGTCACGGACGTGAATGAATCACCCGTGAATCCGGATCCTACGGTCATCCGATTCAGCGACGATTTCGAAGATGGAAATGCCGGAGGATGGACGTCTGCTTCAGGTTCCTGGGATGTAACAACGGACGGCACAAAAACCTTGATTCAGAATCAAGCTGCCACTGCAGTCATTGCTGCCGGCGATTCCTGGACGGATTATACGTACGAAGCCAAAGCGAAAATGCCCATCACCAATGCCAACGCAGGCATTCTCTTCAGGGTACAGGATGCGGGTAATTTCTATATGCTCCGAATCCATTCCGCAGTCCAAAAGCTGGAGTTGTACAAATCCGTGGACAACGTCATGACTCTTGTATCCAGTACTCCGTTTACAACTCAGGCGAACCAGTGGTATACGATGAAGGCTTCCATTGAAAGGAACACAATAAAAGGTTATGTGGATGGAGAATTAAAAGTGGAATGGACCAATCCCGAGACGGAATTGACAGCAGGAAAAATAGGATTTCGGACCACTTCGGCAGGCGTAGCTTTTGATGATGCTGTGGTACTGGCACCTGGTCCGATCTAA
- a CDS encoding isocitrate lyase/PEP mutase family protein has translation MDMTKQLEQLAAFKKLHSDFFILPNAWDVASAKTFEKCGFKAIGTTSAGIAVSHGYADRNMPFDRMLDTVRRIVQTVDTPVTVDMEDGYGQTPDEVAESVKQVIKAGATGINIEDSRMDRQAPLLDIPVQQKKIAVIRELGNAMAYPLFINARIDSYWIRSMPPARRFEETIKRAHAYQEAGADCIFVPGIQDISDIQTLRHEISCPINVLAGPGMPSANELEALGIQRISTGSGPFRAALSLLHRMGQEILEKGTFEHMTSRVLSYDDLSNTETP, from the coding sequence ATGGACATGACAAAACAGCTTGAACAGCTTGCCGCCTTTAAAAAGCTTCATTCCGATTTCTTTATTTTGCCTAATGCATGGGATGTTGCAAGCGCGAAAACTTTTGAGAAGTGCGGCTTCAAGGCCATTGGCACGACAAGTGCAGGCATTGCGGTTTCCCATGGGTATGCGGATCGGAATATGCCCTTTGATAGGATGCTGGATACGGTACGCAGGATTGTGCAAACCGTGGATACTCCGGTTACCGTGGACATGGAAGACGGGTATGGACAAACACCCGATGAAGTCGCAGAGTCGGTTAAGCAGGTGATCAAGGCAGGCGCGACGGGAATTAACATTGAAGACAGCAGAATGGACCGACAAGCGCCGCTGCTTGATATTCCGGTCCAGCAAAAAAAAATAGCCGTCATCCGGGAGCTGGGGAACGCCATGGCTTATCCTCTCTTTATCAATGCCCGGATCGATTCTTACTGGATCAGGTCTATGCCGCCTGCTAGGAGGTTTGAAGAGACGATCAAGCGGGCCCATGCCTACCAGGAAGCCGGGGCAGATTGTATTTTTGTTCCCGGAATCCAGGATATCTCCGACATCCAAACATTGCGTCATGAAATAAGCTGTCCGATCAATGTATTGGCCGGGCCGGGAATGCCTTCCGCAAATGAACTTGAAGCACTAGGGATTCAGCGCATCAGCACCGGTTCAGGACCTTTTCGCGCCGCACTATCGCTGCTGCATCGCATGGGCCAAGAAATTCTGGAGAAGGGAACTTTTGAGCATATGACTTCGAGAGTCCTTTCTTACGATGATTTATCCAATACTGAAACACCTTAA